A single Populus alba chromosome 7, ASM523922v2, whole genome shotgun sequence DNA region contains:
- the LOC118045579 gene encoding elongation factor 2: MVKFTAEELRRIMDFKHNIRNMSVIAHVDHGKSTLTDSLVAAAGIIAQEVAGDVRMTDTRADEAERGITIKSTGISLYYEMSDESLKRYKGERQGNEYLINLIDSPGHVDFSSEVTAALRITDGALVVVDCIEGVCVQTETVLRQALGERIRPVLTVNKMDRCFLELQVDGEEAFQTFSRVIENANVIMATYEDPLLGDCQVYPEKGTVAFSAGLHGWAFTLTNFAKMYASKFGVDESKMMERLWGENFFDPATKKWTTKNTGSATCKRGFVQFCYEPIKQIINTCMNDQKDKLWPMLQKLGVVMKSDEKDLMGKPLMKRVMQTWLPASTALLEMMIFHLPSPATAQRYRVENLYEGPLDDAYANAIRNCDPNGPLMLYVSKMIPASDKGRFFAFGRVFAGKVTTGLKVRIMGPNYVPGEKKDLYVKSVQRTVIWMGKRQETVEDVPCGNTVALVGLDQFITKNATLTNEKEVDAHPIRAMKFSVSPVVRVAVQCKVASDLPKLVEGLKRLAKSDPMVVCSIEESGEHIIAGAGELHLEICLKDLQDDFMGGAEIIKSDPVVSFRETVLEKSCRVVMSKSPNKHNRLYMEARPMEEGLAEAIDDGRIGPRDDPKIRGKILSEEFGWDKDLAKKIWCFGPETTGPNMVVDMCKGVQYLNEIKDSVVAGFQWASKEGALAEENMRGICFEVCDVVLHSDAIHRGGGQVIPTARRVIYASQLTAKPRLLEPVYMVEIQAPEQALGGIYSVLNQKRGHVFEEMQRPGTPLYNIKAYLPVVESFGFSGTLRAATSGQAFPQCVFDHWDTMSSDPMEAGTQAAQLVTDIRKRKGLKEQMTPLSEFEDKL, translated from the exons ATG GTTAAGTTTACGGCAGAAGAGCTTCGGCGTATTATGGACTTCAAGCATAACATCCGTAATATGTCTGTTATTGCTCATGTTGACCATG GAAAATCAACTCTCACTGATTctcttgttgctgctgctggtaTCATTGCCCAAGAGGTTGCTGGTGATGTTCGAATGACTGATACCCGGGCAGATGAGGCAGAACGTGGTATCACAATCAAATCTACTGGCATCTCTCTATACTATGAGATGTCAGATGAATCCCTCAAGAGATACAAGGGAGAGAGGCAAGGAAATGAGTATCTTATCAATCTTATAGACTCTCCTGGACACGTTGACTTTTCATCTGAGGTCACAGCCGCTCTTCGTATCACTGATGGTGCTCTGGTCGTTGTGGACTGTATTGAGGGTGTGTGTGTCCAGACTGAAACTGTGCTTCGACAGGCTTTGGGTGAGAGGATCAGGCCTGTCCTGACAGTTAACAAGATGGACAGGTGTTTCCTGGAGCTCCAGGTTGATGGAGAGGAGGCGTTTCAGACATTTTCTAGGGTTATTGAGAATGCCAATGTCATCATGGCAACCTATGAAGATCCCCTCCTTGGTGACTGTCAAGTCTACCCTGAGAAGGGTACCGTTGCTTTCTCTGCTGGTTTGCACGGCTGGGCTTTCACTTTGACCAACTTTGCCAAGATGTATGCCTCAAAGTTTGGAGTGGATGAGTCTAAGATGATGGAGAGGCTGTGGGGCGAGAACTTTTTTGATCCTGCTACCAAGAAGTGGACCACCAAGAACACCGGCTCTGCTACTTGCAAGCGTGGTTTTGTGCAGTTTTGTTATGAGCCAATCAAACAGATTATTAACACATGCATGAACGATCAGAAGGATAAATTGTGGCCCATGTTGCAAAAGCTTGGTGTTGTCATGAAGTCTGATGAGAAGGACTTGATGGGAAAGCCTCTGATGAAGCGTGTGATGCAGACCTGGCTGCCAGCAAGCACTGCTCTGCTTGAAATGATGATCTTTCACCTGCCTTCTCCTGCCACGGCTCAGAGATACCGTGTGGAGAACTTGTATGAGGGTCCCCTTGATGATGCTTATGCCAATGCTATCAGGAATTGTGACCCTAATGGCCCCCTCATGCTTTACGTGTCTAAGATGATTCCTGCTTCTGACAAGGGTAGGTTCTTTGCCTTTGGGCGTGTTTTCGCTGGAAAGGTAACAACAGGTCTGAAGGTTAGGATCATGGGACCAAACTATGTGCCTGGTGAGAAGAAGGACTTGTATGTGAAGAGTGTGCAGAGGACTGTCATTTGGATGGGGAAGAGGCAAGAAACCGTTGAGGATGTGCCTTGTGGTAACACTGTTGCCTTGGTTGGACTGGATCAGTTCATCACTAAGAATGCCACTTTAACTAATGAAAAGGAAGTCGATGCCCACCCAATTCGTGCTATGAAGTTCTCTGTCTCGCCTGTTGTGCGTGTGGCCGTTCAGTGCAAGGTAGCATCTGACCTCCCCAAGCTGGTGGAAGGTCTGAAGCGTTTGGCCAAGTCTGATCCCATGGTTGTCTGTAGCATCGAGGAATCTGGGGAGCATATCATTGCTGGAGCTGGAGAGCTGCACCTTGAGATCTGTTTGAAGGATTTGCAGGATGATTTCATGGGTGGGGCAGAAATCATCAAGTCTGACCCTGTTGTGTCGTTCCGTGAGACTGTCCTTGAGAAGTCCTGCCGTGTGGTGATGAGCAAATCTCCTAACAAGCACAACCGTCTCTACATGGAGGCACGGCCCATGGAAGAAGGGCTTGCAGAGGCTATTGATGATGGTCGAATTGGTCCAAGAGATGATCCAAAGATTCGTGGCAAGATCTTGTCCGAGGAGTTTGGTTGGGACAAGGATCTTGCAAAGAAAATCTGGTGCTTTGGTCCTGAGACCACCGGGCCAAACATGGTTGTGGATATGTGTAAGGGAGTTCAGTACCTTAATGAAATCAAGGATTCTGTTGTTGCTGGTTTCCAGTGGGCTTCAAAGGAAGGTGCCCTGGCTGAAGAAAACATGCGAGGTATCTGCTTTGAAGTCTGTGATGTGGTTCTCCATTCTGATGCCATTCACAGAGGTGGTGGGCAGGTCATTCCTACTGCCAGGAGGGTTATCTATGCCTCCCAGCTGACTGCCAAGCCCAGGCTTCTTGAGCCCGTGTACATGGTGGAGATCCAAGCCCCCGAGCAGGCTCTCGGTGGCATCTACAGTGTTCTTAACCAGAAACGTGGTCATGTGTTTGAAGAAATGCAGAGGCCCGGGACCCCCCTGTACAATATCAAGGCGTACCTCCCTGTTGTCGAGTCTTTTGGATTTTCCGGCACTTTGAGGGCTGCAACATCAGGACAGGCTTTCCCACAATGTGTTTTCGATCATTGGGACACGATGTCTTCTGATCCAATGGAAGCCGGTACACAAGCAGCACAGCTTGTTACAGATATCAGGAAACGGAAGGGTTTGAAGGAGCAGATGACCCCATTATCTGAGTTCGAGGACAAGCTGTGA
- the LOC118045578 gene encoding elongation factor 2 has product MVKFTAEELRRIMDFKHNIRNMSVIAHVDHGKSTLTDSLVAAAGIIAQEVAGDVRMTDTRADEAERGITIKSTGISLYYEMSDEALKSYKGERQGNEYLINLIDSPGHVDFSSEVTAALRITDGALVVVDCIEGVCVQTETVLRQALGERIRPVLTVNKMDRCFLELQVDGEEAFQTFSRVIENANVIMATYEDPLLGDCQVYPEKGTVAFSAGLHGWAFTLTNFAKMYASKFGVDESKMMERLWGENFFDPATKKWTTKNTGSATCKRGFVQFCYEPIKQIINTCMNDQKDKLWPMLQKLGVVMKSDEKDLMGKPLMKRVMQTWLPASTALLEMMIFHLPSPATAQRYRVENLYEGPLDDAYANAIRNCDPNGPLMLYVSKMIPASDKGRFFAFGRVFAGKVTTGLKVRIMGPNYVPGEKKDLYVKSVQRTVIWMGKRQETVEDVPCGNTVALVGLDQFITKNATLTNEKEVDAHPIRAMKFSVSPVVRVAVQCKVASDLPKLVEGLKRLAKSDPMVVCSIEESGEHIIAGAGELHLEICLKDLQDDFMGGAEIIKSDPVVSFRETVLEKSCRVVMSKSPNKHNRLYMEARPMEDGLAEAIDDGRIGPRDDPKIRGKILSEEFGWDKDLAKKIWCFGPETTGPNMVVDMCKGVQYLNEIKDSVVAGFQWASKEGALAEENMRGICFEVCDVVLHSDAIHRGGGQVIPTARRVIYASQLTAKPRLLEPVYMVEIQAPEQALGGIYSVLNQKRGHVFEEMQRPGTPLYNIKAYLPVVESFGFSGTLRAATSGQAFPQCVFDHWDMMSSDPMEAGTQAAQLVTDIRKRKGLKEQMTPLSEFEDKL; this is encoded by the exons ATGGTGAAGTTTACAGCAGAGGAGCTTCGGCGCATTATGGACTTCAAGCACAACATCCGTAATATGTCCGTTATCGCTCATGTTGATCATG GAAAATCAACTCTCACTGATTCTCTTGTCGCTGCTGCTGGTATCATTGCCCAAGAGGTTGCTGGTGATGTTCGAATGACTGATACCCGGGCAGATGAGGCAGAACGTGGCATCACAATCAAATCTACTGGCATCTCTCTATACTATGAGATGTCAGACGAAGCCCTCAAGAGCTACAAGGGAGAGAGGCAAGGAAATGAGTATCTTATCAATCTTATAGACTCTCCTGGACACGTTGACTTTTCATCTGAGGTCACAGCCGCTCTTCGTATCACTGATGGTGCTCTGGTCGTTGTGGACTGTATTGAGGGTGTGTGTGTCCAGACTGAAACTGTGCTTCGACAGGCTTTGGGTGAGAGGATCAGGCCTGTCCTGACAGTTAACAAGATGGACAGGTGTTTCCTGGAGCTCCAGGTTGATGGAGAGGAGGCGTTTCAGACATTTTCTAGGGTTATTGAGAATGCCAATGTCATCATGGCAACCTATGAAGATCCCCTCCTTGGTGACTGTCAAGTCTACCCTGAGAAGGGTACCGTTGCCTTCTCTGCTGGTTTGCATGGCTGGGCTTTCACTTTGACCAACTTTGCCAAGATGTATGCCTCAAAGTTTGGGGTGGATGAGTCTAAGATGATGGAGAGGCTGTGGGGCGAGAACTTTTTTGATCCCGCTACCAAGAAGTGGACCACCAAGAACACCGGCTCTGCTACTTGCAAGCGTGGTTTTGTGCAGTTTTGTTATGAGCCAATCAAACAGATTATTAACACGTGCATGAACGATCAGAAGGATAAACTGTGGCCCATGTTGCAAAAGCTTGGTGTTGTCATGAAGTCTGATGAGAAGGACTTGATGGGAAAGCCTCTGATGAAGCGTGTGATGCAGACCTGGCTGCCAGCAAGCACTGCTCTGCTTGAAATGATGATCTTTCACCTGCCTTCTCCTGCCACGGCTCAGAGATACCGTGTGGAGAACTTGTATGAGGGTCCCCTTGATGATGCTTATGCCAATGCTATCAGGAATTGTGACCCTAATGGCCCCCTCATGCTTTACGTGTCTAAGATGATTCCTGCTTCTGACAAGGGTAGGTTCTTTGCCTTTGGGCGTGTTTTCGCTGGAAAGGTAACAACAGGTCTGAAGGTTAGGATCATGGGACCAAACTATGTGCCTGGTGAGAAGAAGGACTTGTATGTGAAGAGTGTGCAGAGGACTGTCATTTGGATGGGGAAGAGGCAAGAAACCGTTGAGGATGTGCCTTGTGGTAACACTGTTGCCTTGGTTGGACTGGATCAGTTCATCACTAAGAATGCCACTTTAACTAATGAGAAGGAAGTCGATGCCCACCCTATTCGTGCCATGAAGTTCTCTGTCTCGCCTGTTGTGCGTGTGGCCGTTCAGTGCAAGGTAGCATCTGACCTCCCCAAGCTGGTGGAAGGTCTGAAGCGTTTGGCCAAGTCTGATCCCATGGTTGTCTGTAGCATCGAGGAATCTGGGGAGCATATCATTGCTGGAGCTGGAGAGCTGCACCTTGAGATCTGTTTGAAGGATTTGCAGGATGATTTCATGGGCGGGGCAGAAATCATCAAGTCTGACCCTGTTGTGTCGTTCCGTGAGACTGTCCTTGAGAAGTCCTGCCGTGTGGTGATGAGCAAATCTCCTAACAAGCACAACCGTCTCTACATGGAGGCACGACCCATGGAAGACGGGCTTGCAGAGGCTATTGATGATGGTCGTATTGGTCCAAGAGATGATCCAAAGATTCGTGGCAAGATCTTGTCCGAGGAGTTTGGTTGGGACAAGGATCTTGCAAAGAAAATCTGGTGCTTCGGTCCTGAGACCACCGGGCCAAACATGGTTGTGGATATGTGTAAGGGAGTTCAGTACCTTAATGAAATCAAGGATTCTGTTGTTGCTGGTTTCCAGTGGGCTTCAAAGGAAGGTGCCCTGGCTGAAGAAAACATGCGAGGTATCTGCTTTGAAGTCTGTGATGTGGTTCTTCATTCCGATGCCATTCACAGAGGTGGTGGGCAGGTCATTCCTACTGCCAGGAGGGTTATATATGCCTCCCAGCTGACTGCCAAGCCCAGGCTTCTTGAGCCCGTGTACATGGTGGAGATCCAAGCCCCCGAGCAGGCTCTCGGTGGCATCTACAGTGTTCTTAACCAGAAACGTGGGCATGTGTTTGAAGAAATGCAGAGGCCCGGTACCCCCCTGTACAATATCAAGGCGTACCTCCCTGTTGTAGAGTCTTTTGGATTTTCCGGCACTTTGAGGGCTGCAACATCAGGACAGGCTTTCCCGCAATGTGTTTTTGATCATTGGGACATGATGTCTTCTGATCCGATGGAAGCCGGGACACAAGCAGCACAGCTTGTTACAGATATCAGGAAGCGAAAGGGTTTGAAGGAGCAGATGACCCCATTGTCTGAGTTCGAGGACAAGCTGTGA